The Breoghania sp. L-A4 sequence ATACGCACGGCACGCCGCCGGTCGGAGAATAGACGCAAGCGCGATCACGCGCCGGGCGGCAGCCGCAATTCGGGCAGCATGTGCCATTGCTCGACATTGGCGCGGATGACGGGCTCGAAGATGTCGTTAAGCCCGGTGACGTTGCGCGGAAGGTCGCGCTCCGCGTCGCCGCTCGCCTCGGGTTCGAACGGCGGCAGGATCGTCAGCCGGAAGCGGGAATCCTTCAGCCGCAGCATGTAGACCGGCAGGATCACCGCGTTCGTGACGCGCGCGATCTTCAGCACGTTCACCGCGTTGCCGCGCTCCGGCGGACGGCGGCCCAGGAGCGGCAGGTGGATCTGGAAGCCGCGCACCTCGTCCACGAACATCACCAGGTTCGCCGCACCGGATTTCAGGATCCGCACGATGTGCATCGCCGAACGCTTGCCCGGCGGAAACACATAGCCGCCGTATCGCTTGCGCAGATTGTGAACCACCGTGTTGGCGAAACGGTTCGGCTCGGGCTGGAAGGTGCCGCACATCGGCTTCTCGGGCAGGTTCTGCAAGGCAACGAACACCAGTTCCCAGTTGCCCAGATGCACGCCTGCGAAGACCAGCGGCCGGCCGGTCTTTTGCGCGGCGTCCAGATGCTCCATGCCCGCGACTTCGACCCGGCCCTCATGCCAAAGCCGCCCGACGACGGAGTATTCGGCGTAGGCGCGTCCGGCGTTGGCCCACCAGCGCGCGTGGCTGTCACGGAACGCATCGGGATCCGCGGCGAGGTCTGGACGCAGGGCTGAGAGATTTGCGGCGATCCGCAGAGCGAACGGGCGTTGCGCGAAGCGCGTTCGGGCAAGACCGGCCATCGCGCCGCCAAAGCGCGTGCACCAGGGCGAGGGCAGCAGCCGCAAGGCGTGGTGTGTCACAAGGTTGATGCCGCCCTGCAACGGATCGGCGATCCAGTGGGCCACAAACCGTCGCCGGGCGGCGGGACCCCCGCGCAGCGCTCCAAGTCCCGGTCCCTTCGGCTCAAGCGGCCGCGTGACGTCGAACGGAATGTCCTCGAGTTTCATGGCGCGGCCGTCTCGCGGGCGCCGGTTTTCGGGTGTCCTGCTGCCATGACGCGCGTCCTCAAGGCTTGCGCGGATGAAGAGTCATCGGCAGCCGGTCCCCCGGCCGCAGCGTCAGCCGGCAGACCGGCTCGACCACTTTCCCCGGGGCCAGGTCGAGCGCGAATTCCTGGGCAAGGACCGCAAGGCAGAGAATTGCCTCGTTCAGTCCGAACGCCAGCCCCGCGCAGATGCGCGGACCGATGCTGAAGGGCACATAGCCGTATTTCGACTGGTTCGCGCCGTCGCCGCCGGGCAGGAACCGCTCGGGCATGAAGTGATCGGGTTTGGACCACAGCGTCGGATTGCGATGCAGCAGCCACGGCACCACCAGCACGAGCGCGCCCTTGCGCACCTCCGTATTGCCAAACCTGTCCGCCGCCATCGCCTCGCGCCCCAAAATGGGCACCGGCGGATAGAGCCGCAGCGTCTCCTCGATGATCGCCCGTGTGTAGGGAAACTGCGGCACGTCGTCGAGCCGCGGCACCCTGCCGCCCAGCACCGTATCGAGTTCCGTGTGCAGTCGGTTGGCCGCCCATGGCGCCTGCGACAGCAGGAACCACGCCCACGCCATGGTGTTGGCGGTGGTCTCGTGCCCGGCCATGAAGATCACGGCCGCCTCGTTGCGGATGGCGTCCTTGCCAAGCGGCTTGCCGTCGTCGTCGCGCGCGTCCAGCAGACCGCCGATCACCGAGCTTTCGCCGTTGCTCTGGCGCGCCGCATAACCATCGATGATCTCGTCGAGCACCGCGTGAATGCGGCGCACCGAACGCTTCACCGCCCGGCCCCGCCAGCGCGGTAGCCATTCGGGCAATCCGAGCATGGATGGCAGGTCGATCTGGTCGACATGCCGCTGATAGTCGGAGAACGCCTCCACGATCTCCGCCGCGTAGGTTTGCCCGAGATCGCGGCCGAAGATCGTGCGGCAAATGATTTCCGCTGTCAGATGCGCCATTTCCGCAAGTGCATCGATCGCCGCCCCGTCGCCGCGCCCGCGCCACTCGGCACGCTTCTCGCACGCGGTCTCGATCATCACGGGCGCGAAGTCCCGCAGGCGGGACGTGTGGATGATCGGCGCGACGATCTTGCGCCGGCGCTGCCACACCTCCTGATCGGATACAAAGAGTCCATCGCCGAGCAGAGGCTGCAGCGCCATGCGCATCTGCGGCGTCTTGCGCTGGAAATTGGCGTGCTTCTTGACGAAGGCTTCCTGAACGAAGCGCGGATTGTTGCAGATGACGACCTGACGGCGCAGCACATTGATGTAGTCGAGCGGACGAGAAAAGGATTTCGCGGTCCAGATGGACAGAAAGTTGCGCCGCGCCGCGCCGACCAGGGTGATCAGGGACCCGCGGCTCTCCGCCCGGTACGGGTAGGGGGCACGAACTCCTCAGGCAGCGGCGCGGACGCCTTCGCGACATCGGGCTTGATGTTCATTGTTCAACCAACAATCAATGTCCGCTTCATAACTCATGGCCTGCCGGCAGGCGCAATCCCGGCGACATTGCAGATCTGCCCATCCGGTCTGTTTACCCAACGACGGTTGCATTTTCCAGCCGGCAAGACACATGTCGAGAAATCAGTTCCGTGTCAGCACCGGCAAGGGCGGTTTTGCGCCGCCGCAGCCGCTCAGCCGCGGGGACGGTCAATCACGGGATACATCCGCTGTCGATCTTGTCAGCAGCATGGCGCGCCGTCTGCCGTCAGAAATCGAGGTGCTGGACCACACGCTTGAGCAGGCCCTTGCGATGCGGCGCCGGCGTTCCGCCGCGCGCCGCTTTCTGATCTTTCGCGCTGATGTGGAACTCGATGATCAGCAGCCGGCGGTCATTGTCGCTATAGGGCAGGGCGCGCAGGCGGTAGGTCTGGGTGTCACCGTGCACGCTGCTGATCTGACAGACGTGGCCATTCTCGATGCCGAGCGAGGACACGGAATTCATCATCGTGCGCATATCCGACGGGCTGAGGATTCGCCTCGTTATGTCCTCCTCCATCAGGTGCTCCTTGCGCAGCCCGAAGAAGCGCCGGGCCATCGCATTGGTCGCGACAATCCGGTGATCATTCATCTGAATCGCGACCATGGGGGTTGGCAGGTGATCGAACAGAGCGCCCATGTCCACGTCACCGGAGGTATCGAGATCCGCCTTGAACAGCAATCCGCCGGGACGGCCGATGGCGCCAAAGCGGAATACCCGGTACTGGAGCATCAGTTCCGTGCCGTCTGGCAGGATAAAGCGCTTTTGCGCTTTCACATCCTGGTTGCCCATCTCGAGCAGCGGCACCAGCGTGCTGACCAGGCCTTTTCCCAGCCGGCCGGGGACATTGCGAATATTGCGGCCCACCAGCCCGTGATCCGCGGGCAGCCGGAAGGTTTTGCAAAATGCGGAATTGACCGATCGGATGCCGCCGTGGCTGTCGATCAGGATGATCGCGCTGCGCGAGGCGGTGGTCATTTTTCCCAGCAGGCCCATGAACTCGCGCAGCGAAAGTTCCGTGCCCACGTCGGAAGCGCAATTGCGGTAGATTCCCTTGACATGGGGCCGCCCGTCCGGGCCCTCAACGCGGCTTGCGACGCTCTCGATGAAGGTCTGGTCGCCCGTCCGGGTGAAGACGGCGAAACGGCTCGGACCCGAATGTCCCTCGAGCAGCGCCGTTTCGAAATGCGCCAGCAGATCAGGCCGGTGGTCGGGAGTGTAGCGCTCAAGCACGGCCGCCAGCGGCTCCGTCATTGTCGGATGGTGGCGATCGGCGCCGCTGCCGAAGCTCTGCTTCCACGTCAGTGTGTTGGCATTGGGATCATAGTGCCACTGCGCGATGCGCAAGGTTGCCAAAAGGCTGTCGAGACCCGGTATCTCGGCATCGAGACCGGGATCGTCTGAGGCGGCTTGCTGTTGGCCTGGCAAAGGCATCAAGAAATGATCCGCTCTGAATGGAAGTCGAAAAGAAAGGATCGCGCAAAATTGTTTAAAAAGAATTGTTCAACTGGTCGTGGTCAATGCGAATGGCCTTTCGAAGGTTTGCATTCATGTAATATACGTATAAATAACAGTATTTGCACGTACGTCTCCGAGTAGGCCGGCACGCTGCGTGGGCCGCGACAGGGCGGTGTTCCTGTCCGGCGGTGAGATCGCCACCCGCCCGCAATGACAGTGCGGCGTACTCCGGCGTATTCAGCCGAGAAGGACCGACCACAGGCTGTCGGGATAGACCAGCATCGCCGAGGCGGCGAGCGCGATGCCGTAGGGCGCGCCTTCCTTACGGTCATGCAGGCGCATGATCCAGTCCTGACGCATCGCAATGATGGGAATGGGAATCGAGCGGAAGGCCAGCAGGGCAATGCACAGGGCGGCGCCGATCATGGTGGTGTAGACGGCAAAGGCGAACAGCGGCCCCCAGCCGAGCCACAGGGCGATCACGGCTGCAAGCTTGGCATCGCCGCCGCCGATGATGCCGAAGGCGAACAGCGAGAAGGTGACCGTTAGAACCAAAGCGGCGGCTGCCAGATGCATGCCCGCCAGAGGGAGGTTCATGCCCGGCAGCCAGGGCGCGAGCACCGCGAACCCGATGATCAGGGCGATGGAGAACCGGTTGGAGATCGTCATTGTCATGAGGTCCGAGACGGCGGCCAGCGTGACGATGACGGGAAAGACGGCGAAGGCGGCGGTTTGCAGCATCGGAACAACCCTGATGGACGACGGCGGCACGCTAGCATCGCGACGCTGAACATCCGGTTAAGCCATTCTCACCGGTGACGTCCGGCCGATCCCTTGCGGCGGGCAAAAAAAATCCCCGCCGGAGCGGGGATTTGGGGAAAACCGGGTGACGTTCGCCACCCGGTTTTCGGATCGAACCAAACAATCCGTCCGGTGCTCTACGCGCAAGCGCGATATGGTACCGAACCTTGTTCGACTGAACTACTTGGCGTTGGCCGCCGTCAGGTCGGTCGAGACCCTTGTGAACGTCGCTGTCAGATCGGTGCCCAGGGTCGTGAGGGCGCCGATCACGGCGACGGCGACCAGGGCGGCGATCAGGCCATACTCGATAGCGGTTGCGCCGGACTCGTCATTCAGAAAACGGGCGAAAATGGTCTTCATGATTTTGCTCCTAGTTCCACGTGTTTTGACAGCACCTGTTCGGCGGATGTTTTTGGCTCGGCCGCTCGAAACTGACGCCAGAATACGAAGGGGTTATTGCCACCGAGTTAACAGCTGCTCGCAATTTGCGATTCCAAGTTGACTTTTCCAGCATGGTTAAAGAGAAATTACTTTCAATGGGCAACTTTTATTTACCATGTAACGCGTTGCAAAACTGGAAGTCGACCTGTTCGAATAAAATATGCTGCACATTTGTTTATAACTGGTTCAACGAGAAGCGGCATTGCTTGCGCGCTGCCTGATGTGGCGCGGGTTACGCCCGCCGTATGGGGCGCGACACTCGCGACGGATGCCGTTTTCAGCTGGCACCGCGCCACCGGCATCGCACCGCAATTGGCGATGGCCGCTTCGCACGCGCCATGGAAGACGTCTGCCCTCATGCCTGTGAGGCCGGCGGTGCGGCGGATGTTAGGCATTCATTCACCTAAAGCCGCGACACTCCGCCCATGCACTCATCAATGACGATGGAGGGAACCATGGGTTCTCCGCGCTTCAGGATCGCACTCTCGGCAGGCCTCGCGGCGGTGTCGCTCTGCCTTGCCGCTCCGGCGTCGGCCGAAGGGACGGTGTCCGTCATCGTCGACCGGGCGAAGGTCTTTCATATAGAGGGCGAGGCAGGGACGATCATCATCGGCAACCCGTCGATCGCCGATGTGGTGATCAACGACCCGACGACGCTGATCATCACGGGGAAATCCTACGGCACCACCAATCTGGTCATTCTGGATACGGAAGGCCAGCCGATCGTCGACGAGGTGATCGTGGTGCAGGCGCCGGAAGGCGGCATCGTGACCGTTCAGCGCAGCGGCAGCCGCTTCAGCTACAATTGTGCGCCGACCTGTCAGCCCACCTTGAACATGGGCGATCACGACGACTTCTTCAAAACCACCGGCGAGCAGGCGACCCAGCACTCGGCCATTGCGACGACCTCAGCGGACAGCGGCCAGGAATAGCCGCCGGAACGCCGGACGCGGACCGGGTCTCGAAATGGCACAGGCGTCTCGGTTTATGACGCGGGCAGCGGGACGTCTGCCCGACAAGGCAGTTTGCAATTTCGGAATCCGGCACACCGCGGCAAGGGTTCAGCAAGGTTTTGCTGATACTCCTTGATACGTAGATGTCCGGCCACGAGCCGTAACGGCAGGCATGGTGCGGCGAATGGCGGTCCCCTGTGCCTTTCGGCATGCGCGGACCATTTTGTCAGAACGACCCCACGGATGAACGTCAGAGGCGTACCCGATGTCCCAACGCCATAGCGTCAGCGCTTCTCTTCCCAAAGAACCGGCGCGCAGGCCGTCGTTTGTTGGCCGGTTACGCCGGTTCAGGCGCAACGAGAGCGGATCGACGGCGATCGAATTCGCCCTCGTGGCGATGCCGTTTCTCGTCCTTCTGGCATTCCTCATCGAGATCGGTCTGGTTTTCTTCGCGGGCGAGGTCCTGGACAACGCGGTTGCCGAAAGCGCGCGGCTGATCCGCACGGGCCAGGCTCAGAAGGCCTCGCTCGACGCGGACGGTTTCAAGCAGGAAGTGATGGGGCACCTGCCCGGCTTTTTCTCCGCCGACCGGCTGAGCATCGACGTGAAGACCTACACGTCCTTCAGCACCTGGGCGGAGACGCCGCTCATCGACGAGGATGACAAGCTGATCGAGGATTTCTCATATCAGACCGGGTCCGCGTCTCAGATCGTCGTCATGCGGGCCTTCTACCGCTGGCCGATGGCCGGTTCCTATTTCGGAGTCGACTTCAGCGATCTCGCCGACGGTACGCGATTGATCGCCTCCATCGCCGCTTTCCGCAACGAACCCTTCCCAACAGCGTCGGGCGGATCATGATCCAGGCCAGCCACCAGCGCATCGCGCGTGCGTGCCAGACCATCGCGGGCAGGATTTCCGGCCTGTACCGATGCCAGCGCGGTATCGCGGCGGTGGAATTCGCCCTGATCCTGCCCATTCTCCTCGTGCTGCTGATGGGCACGGTCGAATTGACGCGGGCCCTGACCTATGACCGCAAGGTGACGCAGGTGGCCAGCACGGTTGCGGATCTCGTTGCTCAGGCCACCACGGTCTCGACCAGCGACCTGGCGGACATCTTCAAGGTCAGCAAGATTATCCTTCAACCCTATCCGGCCGACACTCTGGGGATCGTGGTCTCCTCCGTCGAGTTCGATTCGGACGGAAACGCGACCGTCGACTGGAGCCGCGCCTATCAGACCGCTTCGGCGTGGACGGAGAACGCCGCGCCGCCGATCGATATTCCGGCAGCGGTCAAGATCGCCAATACGACGATAATCATCGCCGTCTCCAGCTTCAACTACACGCCGATGTTCACCTCCGTCATCGCGGACAATATTGCGCTTGGTGAGACCTTTCTGCTGCGGCCGCGGCT is a genomic window containing:
- a CDS encoding PAS domain-containing protein; this encodes MPLPGQQQAASDDPGLDAEIPGLDSLLATLRIAQWHYDPNANTLTWKQSFGSGADRHHPTMTEPLAAVLERYTPDHRPDLLAHFETALLEGHSGPSRFAVFTRTGDQTFIESVASRVEGPDGRPHVKGIYRNCASDVGTELSLREFMGLLGKMTTASRSAIILIDSHGGIRSVNSAFCKTFRLPADHGLVGRNIRNVPGRLGKGLVSTLVPLLEMGNQDVKAQKRFILPDGTELMLQYRVFRFGAIGRPGGLLFKADLDTSGDVDMGALFDHLPTPMVAIQMNDHRIVATNAMARRFFGLRKEHLMEEDITRRILSPSDMRTMMNSVSSLGIENGHVCQISSVHGDTQTYRLRALPYSDNDRRLLIIEFHISAKDQKAARGGTPAPHRKGLLKRVVQHLDF
- a CDS encoding TadE/TadG family type IV pilus assembly protein encodes the protein MIQASHQRIARACQTIAGRISGLYRCQRGIAAVEFALILPILLVLLMGTVELTRALTYDRKVTQVASTVADLVAQATTVSTSDLADIFKVSKIILQPYPADTLGIVVSSVEFDSDGNATVDWSRAYQTASAWTENAAPPIDIPAAVKIANTTIIIAVSSFNYTPMFTSVIADNIALGETFLLRPRLVQKIPDPT
- a CDS encoding pilus assembly protein N-terminal domain-containing protein, translating into MGSPRFRIALSAGLAAVSLCLAAPASAEGTVSVIVDRAKVFHIEGEAGTIIIGNPSIADVVINDPTTLIITGKSYGTTNLVILDTEGQPIVDEVIVVQAPEGGIVTVQRSGSRFSYNCAPTCQPTLNMGDHDDFFKTTGEQATQHSAIATTSADSGQE
- a CDS encoding cytochrome P450, whose amino-acid sequence is MLRRQVVICNNPRFVQEAFVKKHANFQRKTPQMRMALQPLLGDGLFVSDQEVWQRRRKIVAPIIHTSRLRDFAPVMIETACEKRAEWRGRGDGAAIDALAEMAHLTAEIICRTIFGRDLGQTYAAEIVEAFSDYQRHVDQIDLPSMLGLPEWLPRWRGRAVKRSVRRIHAVLDEIIDGYAARQSNGESSVIGGLLDARDDDGKPLGKDAIRNEAAVIFMAGHETTANTMAWAWFLLSQAPWAANRLHTELDTVLGGRVPRLDDVPQFPYTRAIIEETLRLYPPVPILGREAMAADRFGNTEVRKGALVLVVPWLLHRNPTLWSKPDHFMPERFLPGGDGANQSKYGYVPFSIGPRICAGLAFGLNEAILCLAVLAQEFALDLAPGKVVEPVCRLTLRPGDRLPMTLHPRKP
- a CDS encoding prepilin peptidase encodes the protein MLQTAAFAVFPVIVTLAAVSDLMTMTISNRFSIALIIGFAVLAPWLPGMNLPLAGMHLAAAALVLTVTFSLFAFGIIGGGDAKLAAVIALWLGWGPLFAFAVYTTMIGAALCIALLAFRSIPIPIIAMRQDWIMRLHDRKEGAPYGIALAASAMLVYPDSLWSVLLG
- a CDS encoding Flp family type IVb pilin — its product is MKTIFARFLNDESGATAIEYGLIAALVAVAVIGALTTLGTDLTATFTRVSTDLTAANAK
- a CDS encoding lysophospholipid acyltransferase family protein translates to MKLEDIPFDVTRPLEPKGPGLGALRGGPAARRRFVAHWIADPLQGGINLVTHHALRLLPSPWCTRFGGAMAGLARTRFAQRPFALRIAANLSALRPDLAADPDAFRDSHARWWANAGRAYAEYSVVGRLWHEGRVEVAGMEHLDAAQKTGRPLVFAGVHLGNWELVFVALQNLPEKPMCGTFQPEPNRFANTVVHNLRKRYGGYVFPPGKRSAMHIVRILKSGAANLVMFVDEVRGFQIHLPLLGRRPPERGNAVNVLKIARVTNAVILPVYMLRLKDSRFRLTILPPFEPEASGDAERDLPRNVTGLNDIFEPVIRANVEQWHMLPELRLPPGA
- a CDS encoding TadE/TadG family type IV pilus assembly protein — its product is MSQRHSVSASLPKEPARRPSFVGRLRRFRRNESGSTAIEFALVAMPFLVLLAFLIEIGLVFFAGEVLDNAVAESARLIRTGQAQKASLDADGFKQEVMGHLPGFFSADRLSIDVKTYTSFSTWAETPLIDEDDKLIEDFSYQTGSASQIVVMRAFYRWPMAGSYFGVDFSDLADGTRLIASIAAFRNEPFPTASGGS